The Musa acuminata AAA Group cultivar baxijiao chromosome BXJ2-2, Cavendish_Baxijiao_AAA, whole genome shotgun sequence genome has a segment encoding these proteins:
- the LOC135605066 gene encoding cationic peroxidase SPC4-like, protein MAAASASSPTALLLLLLSCIVFLCSSSEAYDYPPLADGLSFDFYDATCPFVEHLVRFYLEQAFGKDTGLAAGLLRVHFHDCFVQGCDGSILLDGSAGGPSEKDAPPNLTLRLAAFKAIDELQALITSACGHVVSCADIAALAARDSVYLSGGPDYEVPLGRRDGLSYATMEAVLSFIPPPTSNVTDLIDLFGKLGLDAYDLVSLSGAHTIGIAHCASFENRLFPAQDPTLDQTFAENLYLTCPVANTSNTTVLDVRSPDAFDDEYYVDLLNRQGLFTSDQGLYTDARTQPTVTGFAVDQSLFFEKFVYSMTKMGQLSVLTGDQGEIRKNCSAINAVDDFSWSVVDGDGGESKLL, encoded by the exons ATGGCTGCTGCGTCTGCTTCTTCACCGACTGCACTACTGCTGCTTCTACTCTCTTGCATTGTCTTCCTCTGTTCCTCTTCAGAAGCCTATGACTACCCACCACTAGCGGATGGCCTCTCCTTCGACTTCTACGACGCCACCTGCCCCTTCGTGGAGCACCTGGTGAGGTTCTACCTCGAGCAAGCCTTCGGGAAAGACACCGGCCTCGCCGCCGGCCTGCTCCGAGTTCACTTCCATGACTGCTTCGTTCAG GGCTGCGACGGGTCGATTTTGCTGGACGGATCAGCAGGCGGGCCGAGCGAGAAGGACGCGCCGCCCAACCTCACCCTCCGGTTGGCTGCCTTCAAGGCTATCGACGAGCTCCAAGCTCTAATCACCTCCGCTTGCGGTCACGTCGTGTCCTGTGCTGATATCGCCGCCCTCGCCGCTCGCGACTCTGTCTATTTG TCGGGTGGACCGGACTACGAGGTTCCTCTCGGCCGGCGAGATGGGCTGAGCTACGCGACGATGGAAGCAGTCCTCAGCTTCATCCCTCCCCCCACATCCAACGTCACCGACCTCATCGACTTATTCGGCAAGCTCGGCCTCGACGCCTACGACCTCGTCTCCCTGTCCGGTGCCCACACCATCGGCATCGCCCACTGCGCCTCCTTCGAGAACCGCCTCTTCCCCGCCCAGGACCCGACCCTGGACCAGACCTTCGCCGAGAACCTGTACCTGACCTGCCCCGTCGCCAACACGTCCAACACCACCGTGCTCGACGTCCGATCGCCCGACGCCTTCGACGACGAGTACTACGTGGATCTGTTGAACAGGCAGGGACTGTTCACCTCCGACCAGGGCCTGTACACCGACGCCAGGACGCAGCCCACCGTCACAGGGTTTGCTGTTGACCAGTCACTGTTCTTTGAGAAGTTCGTGTACTCCATGACGAAGATGGGCCAGCTGAGTGTGTTGACAGGCGACCAAGGTGAGATCCGGAAGAACTGCTCTGCCATCAACGCAGTGGACGACTTCTCGTGGTCTGTGGTGGATGGCGACGGCGGGGAGAGCAAGCTGTTGTAA
- the LOC103975138 gene encoding cationic peroxidase SPC4-like produces MNKAGSILRPVPGTISLTAPALMAYNLLFLLSCIAFVSSSSHAYVYPPLVEGLSFTFYKSTCPDLESIVGSYLEQLFQSDITVASGLLRLHFHDCFVQGCDGSILLDGSFSGPDEKDAPPNLTLRRAAFKAINELQTLITQACGPVVSCADITALAARDSVRLSGGPNYKVALGRRDGLSYATEEAVLSFLPSPTSNVTALIDVFTELDLTTKDLVTLSGAHTIGIAHCSSFENRLFPTQDSTLDPIFAENLYLTCPVINISSTTVIDIRTPNTFDNKYYVDLLHREGLFTSDQGLYEDFRTKPFVIIFALCQHMFFENFVYSMTKMGQLSVLTGSQGEIRRNCSALNSNLSWYAVDGDGHDGKVF; encoded by the exons ATGAACAAGGCAGGTTCGATCCTGAGACCTGTGCCCGGAACAATCTCTCTCACTGCCCCGGCATTGATGGCTTacaacctcctcttcctcctctcctgcaTCGCCTTCGTCTCCTCGTCTTCGCACGCCTACGTCTACCCTCCTCTCGTGGAGGGCCTCTCCTTCACCTTCTACAAGTCCACCTGCCCCGACCTGGAGTCCATCGTCGGGAGCTACCTCGAGCAGCTGTTCCAGAGCGACATCACCGTCGCCTCCGGCCTGCTGCGCCTCCACTTCCACGACTGCTTCGTTCAG GGCTGTGATGGGTCGATACTGCTCGATGGGTCGTTCAGTGGGCCGGACGAGAAGGACGCTCCGCCCAACTTGACGCTCCGCCGGGCGGCCTTCAAAGCCATCAACGAGCTCCAGACGCTTATCACCCAAGCTTGCGGCCCGGTCGTCTCCTGCGCCGATATCACTGCGCTCGCCGCCCGCGACTCCGTTCGTTTG TCCGGCGGCCCGAACTACAAGGTTGCTCTCGGCCGGCGCGACGGCCTGAGCTACGCGACGGAGGAGGCTGTCCTTAGTTTCCTCCCTTCTCCGACCTCCAACGTAACCGCCCTCATCGACGTCTTCACCGAGCTCGACCTGACCACCAAAGACCTCGTCACCCTCTCCGGCGCCCACACCATCGGCATCGCCCACTGCTCCTCCTTCGAGAACCGTCTCTTCCCCACCCAGGACTCCACCCTGGACCCGATCTTCGCCGAAAACCTCTACCTCACCTGCCCCGTCATCAACATCAGCAGCACCACCGTCATCGACATCCGCACGCCCAACACCTTCGACAACAAGTACTACGTCGACCTCCTCCACCGGGAGGGCCTGTTCACCTCGGACCAGGGCCTCTACGAAGACTTCCGGACGAAGCCCTTCGTCATCATCTTCGCCCTCTGCCAGCACATGTTCTTCGAGAACTTCGTGTACTCCATGACCAAGATGGGCCAGCTCAGCGTGCTCACCGGCAGCCAAGGCGAGATCCGCCGGAACTGCTCGGCGCTGAACTCGAACCTCTCGTGGTATGCGGTCGATGGCGACGGCCACGACGGCAAGGTGTTCTAG